Proteins from a single region of Antechinus flavipes isolate AdamAnt ecotype Samford, QLD, Australia chromosome 2, AdamAnt_v2, whole genome shotgun sequence:
- the ATXN1L gene encoding ataxin-1-like: MKPVHERSQECLPPKKRDLPVTSEEMGRTSSCSTNHTPSSDASDWCRGVVVTGQTQAGVRQSVGSDGVEALAGLTVDQYGMLYKVAVPPATFSPTGLHPVVNMSPLPSAFNVASSLIQHPGIHYPPIHYAQLPPTSLQFIGSPYTMPYAMPPNFLPGPLLSPSANLTTSHVPHFVPYASLLAEGATPPPQPTSPAHTFSKVPAATSPPAQLQHHSGTQPVDLTPGRVPIYYQMSRLPAGYTTHELPPSGASPDSVPALHEVQPVLDVTTPNGGQRHMERSAARRESEGTDPPGGKDEGQGPGTVVECVVDGHLFSGSQTPRMEVMVPAHRGTPETDLEVQRVVGTLVSQDYRMGAAQRQDEPSPLNLSHHAPDHQEGRGLARNPVEMAEKNQAPGLYTQPPQELAKHRPLPKAMVIANGNLVPVGTEQGLLSVGSEILVTSSLDMQVRAPFPNKEPSPPPSTSSHLPSHFMKGAIIQLATGELKRVEDLQTQDFVRSAEVSGGLKIDSSTVVDIQESQWPGFVMLHFVVGEQQSKVSIDVPPEHPFFVYGQGWSSCSPGRTAQLFSLPCHRLQVGDVCISISLQSLNSNSVSQAGFPPPDQLGPSQERPERTVLGSREPSDSDRKSQPSGEGALAPSSHLVEPSQPEPGAQSCWPATGFQRYSLQGEEARATLLRPSFIPQEVKLSIEGRSNAGK; this comes from the coding sequence ATGAAACCTGTTCATGAGAGGAGTCAGGAATGCCTTCCACCAAAGAAAAGAGACCTCCCTGTGACCAGCGAGGAGATGGGGAGGACCAGCAGCTGCTCCACCAACCACACACCCTCTAGCGATGCTTCTGATTGGTGTCGGGGGGTGGTGGTGACTGGGCAGACCCAGGCCGGAGTAAGACAGAGCGTCGGCAGTGATGGCGTGGAGGCCCTCGCTGGTCTGACCGTGGACCAGTATGGTATGCTGTACAAGGTGGCTGTGCCACCAGCCACGTTTTCCCCAACTGGCCTCCATCCTGTGGTGAACATGAGCCCCCTGCCCTCTGCCTTTAATGTAGCATCATCACTGATTCAGCATCCAGGAATCCACTATCCCCCCATCCATTATGCTCAGCTTCCCCCCACTTCTCTGCAGTTTATCGGATCTCCTTACACTATGCCCTATGCCATGCCACCCAATTTCCTCCCTGGTCCTCTGCTCTCACCTTCTGCCAACCTCACGACCTCTCACGTCCCTCACTTTGTGCCATATGCCTCGCTCCTGGCAGAAGGGGctacccctcccccccagcccacATCTCCAGCCCACACGTTCAGCAAAGTCCCTGCTGCCACTTCCCCCCCGGCTCAGCTGCAGCATCACTCGGGCACTCAGCCAGTGGACCTCACTCCAGGCCGAGTGCCCATTTACTACCAGATGTCTCGGCTCCCCGCTGGCTATACGACGCATGAACTCCCTCCATCCGGAGCAAGCCCCGATTCGGTCCCTGCACTACATGAGGTCCAGCCTGTTCTGGATGTGACTACTCCCAATGGCGGGCAGAGGCACATGGAACGGAGCGCGGCGAGACGGGAAAGTGAAGGCACGGACCCTCCCGGCGGCAAGGACGAAGGCCAGGGACCAGGCACGGTGGTGGAATGTGTGGTCGATGGGCACTTGTTTTCAGGTTCTCAGACTCCACGGATGGAGGTTATGGTGCCGGCACACCGAGGGACTCCGGAGACCGACCTCGAGGTGCAGAGAGTGGTTGGAACCTTAGTGTCTCAGGACTATCGAATGGGGGCAGCTCAGAGACAAGACGAGCCCAGCCCCCTCAATTTATCCCATCATGCCCCTGACCATCAGGAGGGCCGAGGCTTGGCTAGGAATCCAGTCGAAATGGCAGAGAAAAATCAGGCCCCGGGCCTCTACACTCAGCCTCCTCAAGAGCTGGCAAAACATAGACCTTTACCCAAAGCGATGGTTATAGCCAATGGCAATTTGGTGCCCGTGGGCACTGAACAGGGCCTGCTGTCTGTGGGGTCAGAGATCCTGGTGACGTCGAGTCTGGATATGCAGGTGCGAGCTCCCTTTCCCAACAAGGAGCCGAGCCCGCCGCCCAGCACTTCTTCCCACTTGCCCTCTCACTTCATGAAAGGGGCCATCATCCAGTTGGCCACAGGAGAGCTGAAGCGGGTCGAGGATCTGCAGACCCAAGACTTTGTGCGCAGTGCAGAGGTGAGCGGAGGGCTGAAGATCGACTCCAGCACCGTGGTGGACATTCAGGAGAGCCAGTGGCCTGGCTTTGTCATGCTGCATTTTGTGGTTGGGGAGCAACAGAGCAAAGTAAGCATCGATGTGCCCCCCGAGCACCCTTTCTTTGTGTATGGCCAGGGATGGTCCTCCTGCAGCCCGGGGCGGACAGCGCAGCTCTTCTCTCTGCCTTGCCACCGGCTGCAGGTGGGAGATGTCTGCATCTCTATCAGTTTACAGAGCTTGAACAGTAACTCGGTTTCTCAGGCTGGCTTCCCTCCCCCAGACCAGTTGGGTCCCTCCCAAGAGAGGCCTGAGAGGACAGTCTTGGGATCCAGAGAGCCATCTGACAGTGACAGGAAGAGCCAGCCTTCAGGAGAGGGGGCCTTGGCCCCGAGCTCCCACCTGGTGGAGCCCTCCCAGCCTGAGCCTGGAGCTCAGTCCTGCTGGCCAGCCACGGGCTTCCAAAGATACAGTCTGCAGGGAGAGGAAGCACGGGCCACTCTGCTCCGTCCCTCTTTCATTCCACAGGAGGTGAAACTCTCCATTGAAGGGCGTTCTAATGCAGGAAAATGA
- the ZNF821 gene encoding zinc finger protein 821 isoform X1 encodes MSRRKQTNPNKVHWEQVFAGLEEQARQAMMKTDFPGDLGNQHPAIQQLRDQASSSSDSEGDEEETTQDEVSSHTSEEDGGMVKVKKELENAEQSVGGNEVIGEHEVTEHLNSDPMLGLCQCPLCQLDCGSREQLIAHVYQHTAAVVSAKSYVCPVCGRALSSPGSLGRHLLIHSEDQRSNCAVCGARFTSHATFNSEKLPEVLNMESVPPNHSEGPSSAEGKDIAFSPPVYPAGILLVCNNCAAYRKLLEAQAPGVRKWALRRQNEPLEVRLQRLERERTAKKSRRDNETPEEREVRRMRDREAKRLQRLQETDEQRARRLQRDREAMRLKRANETPEKRQARLIREREAKRLKRRLEKMDMMLRAQFGQDPSAVAALAAEMSFFQLPVGSVELESQLLGKVAFEEQNSSSLH; translated from the exons ATGTCCCGTCGGAAACAGACCAATCCAAATAAAGTTCACT GGGAACAGGTATTTGCTGGGCTGGAGGAGCAAGCCCGACAGGCGATGATGAAAACTGATTTTCCTGGAGATCTTGGCAATCAGCATCCAGCTATCCAACAACTGAGAGATCAGGCCTCCAGTAGCA GCGACAGTGAGGGGGACGAAGAGGAGACCACACAAGACGAAGTCTCTTCCCACACATCCGAGGAGGATGGCGGGATGGTGAAAGTGAAAAAGGAGTTAGAGAACGCAGAGCAGAGTGTTGGAGGGAATGAGGTGATAGGGGAGCATGAG GTCACggaacatttgaattcagatcccatGCTTGGTCTTTGTCAGTGTCCCCTTTGTCAGTTGGACTGTGGTAGCCGAGAACAACTCATTGCTCATGTCTACCAG CACACCGCAGCAGTGGTGAGTGCCAAGAGTTACGTGTGCCCGGTGTGTGGCCGAGCCCTCAGCTCCCCAGGATCGCTGGGCCGCCATCTCCTCATCCACTCTGAGGACCAGCGGTCTAACTGTGCAGTGTGTGGAGCTCGTTTCACCAGCCACGCCACCTTCAACAG tgaAAAGCTTCCAGAAGTGCTGAATATGGAGTCTGTACCCCCCAACCACAGCGAAGGCCCCTCCAGTGCAGAGGGGAAGGACATTGCTTTCAGTCCCCCCGTGTACCCTGCTGGCATCCTGCTGGTGTGCAACAACTGTGCGGCCTACCGCAAGCTGCTAGAAGCCCAGGCGCCTGGGGTCCGCAAATGGGCGCTGCGGCGGCAGAACGAGCCTCTGGAGGTTCGGCTGCAGAGGCTGGAACGGGAACGCACGGCCAAGAAGAGCCGGAGGGACAACGAGACCCCTGAAGAACGGGAAGTGAGGCGCATGCGGGACCGGGAAGCCAAGCGCCTGCAGCGCCTGCAGGAAACTGACGAGCAGCGGGCACGCCGCCTGCAGCGGGACCGAGAGGCCATGAGGCTTAAACGCGCCAACGAGACTCCGGAGAAGCGGCAGGCCCGGCTTATCCGGGAGCGCGAAGCCAAGCGGCTAAAGCGGCGGCTGGAAAAAATGGACATGATGTTGCGAGCTCAGTTTGGTCAGGACCCCTCTGCCGTGGCCGCCTTGGCAGCTGAAATGAGCTTCTTTCAGCTGCCGGTGGGCAGCGTGGAGCTGGAGAGTCAGCTTCTGGGCAAGGTGGCCTTCGAGGAGCAGAACAGCAGCTCCCTCCACTGA
- the ZNF821 gene encoding zinc finger protein 821 isoform X2: MSRRKQTNPNKVHCDSEGDEEETTQDEVSSHTSEEDGGMVKVKKELENAEQSVGGNEVIGEHEVTEHLNSDPMLGLCQCPLCQLDCGSREQLIAHVYQHTAAVVSAKSYVCPVCGRALSSPGSLGRHLLIHSEDQRSNCAVCGARFTSHATFNSEKLPEVLNMESVPPNHSEGPSSAEGKDIAFSPPVYPAGILLVCNNCAAYRKLLEAQAPGVRKWALRRQNEPLEVRLQRLERERTAKKSRRDNETPEEREVRRMRDREAKRLQRLQETDEQRARRLQRDREAMRLKRANETPEKRQARLIREREAKRLKRRLEKMDMMLRAQFGQDPSAVAALAAEMSFFQLPVGSVELESQLLGKVAFEEQNSSSLH, translated from the exons ATGTCCCGTCGGAAACAGACCAATCCAAATAAAGTTCACT GCGACAGTGAGGGGGACGAAGAGGAGACCACACAAGACGAAGTCTCTTCCCACACATCCGAGGAGGATGGCGGGATGGTGAAAGTGAAAAAGGAGTTAGAGAACGCAGAGCAGAGTGTTGGAGGGAATGAGGTGATAGGGGAGCATGAG GTCACggaacatttgaattcagatcccatGCTTGGTCTTTGTCAGTGTCCCCTTTGTCAGTTGGACTGTGGTAGCCGAGAACAACTCATTGCTCATGTCTACCAG CACACCGCAGCAGTGGTGAGTGCCAAGAGTTACGTGTGCCCGGTGTGTGGCCGAGCCCTCAGCTCCCCAGGATCGCTGGGCCGCCATCTCCTCATCCACTCTGAGGACCAGCGGTCTAACTGTGCAGTGTGTGGAGCTCGTTTCACCAGCCACGCCACCTTCAACAG tgaAAAGCTTCCAGAAGTGCTGAATATGGAGTCTGTACCCCCCAACCACAGCGAAGGCCCCTCCAGTGCAGAGGGGAAGGACATTGCTTTCAGTCCCCCCGTGTACCCTGCTGGCATCCTGCTGGTGTGCAACAACTGTGCGGCCTACCGCAAGCTGCTAGAAGCCCAGGCGCCTGGGGTCCGCAAATGGGCGCTGCGGCGGCAGAACGAGCCTCTGGAGGTTCGGCTGCAGAGGCTGGAACGGGAACGCACGGCCAAGAAGAGCCGGAGGGACAACGAGACCCCTGAAGAACGGGAAGTGAGGCGCATGCGGGACCGGGAAGCCAAGCGCCTGCAGCGCCTGCAGGAAACTGACGAGCAGCGGGCACGCCGCCTGCAGCGGGACCGAGAGGCCATGAGGCTTAAACGCGCCAACGAGACTCCGGAGAAGCGGCAGGCCCGGCTTATCCGGGAGCGCGAAGCCAAGCGGCTAAAGCGGCGGCTGGAAAAAATGGACATGATGTTGCGAGCTCAGTTTGGTCAGGACCCCTCTGCCGTGGCCGCCTTGGCAGCTGAAATGAGCTTCTTTCAGCTGCCGGTGGGCAGCGTGGAGCTGGAGAGTCAGCTTCTGGGCAAGGTGGCCTTCGAGGAGCAGAACAGCAGCTCCCTCCACTGA
- the ZNF821 gene encoding zinc finger protein 821 isoform X4, with protein MMKTDFPGDLGNQHPAIQQLRDQASSSSDSEGDEEETTQDEVSSHTSEEDGGMVKVKKELENAEQSVGGNEVIGEHEVTEHLNSDPMLGLCQCPLCQLDCGSREQLIAHVYQHTAAVVSAKSYVCPVCGRALSSPGSLGRHLLIHSEDQRSNCAVCGARFTSHATFNSEKLPEVLNMESVPPNHSEGPSSAEGKDIAFSPPVYPAGILLVCNNCAAYRKLLEAQAPGVRKWALRRQNEPLEVRLQRLERERTAKKSRRDNETPEEREVRRMRDREAKRLQRLQETDEQRARRLQRDREAMRLKRANETPEKRQARLIREREAKRLKRRLEKMDMMLRAQFGQDPSAVAALAAEMSFFQLPVGSVELESQLLGKVAFEEQNSSSLH; from the exons ATGATGAAAACTGATTTTCCTGGAGATCTTGGCAATCAGCATCCAGCTATCCAACAACTGAGAGATCAGGCCTCCAGTAGCA GCGACAGTGAGGGGGACGAAGAGGAGACCACACAAGACGAAGTCTCTTCCCACACATCCGAGGAGGATGGCGGGATGGTGAAAGTGAAAAAGGAGTTAGAGAACGCAGAGCAGAGTGTTGGAGGGAATGAGGTGATAGGGGAGCATGAG GTCACggaacatttgaattcagatcccatGCTTGGTCTTTGTCAGTGTCCCCTTTGTCAGTTGGACTGTGGTAGCCGAGAACAACTCATTGCTCATGTCTACCAG CACACCGCAGCAGTGGTGAGTGCCAAGAGTTACGTGTGCCCGGTGTGTGGCCGAGCCCTCAGCTCCCCAGGATCGCTGGGCCGCCATCTCCTCATCCACTCTGAGGACCAGCGGTCTAACTGTGCAGTGTGTGGAGCTCGTTTCACCAGCCACGCCACCTTCAACAG tgaAAAGCTTCCAGAAGTGCTGAATATGGAGTCTGTACCCCCCAACCACAGCGAAGGCCCCTCCAGTGCAGAGGGGAAGGACATTGCTTTCAGTCCCCCCGTGTACCCTGCTGGCATCCTGCTGGTGTGCAACAACTGTGCGGCCTACCGCAAGCTGCTAGAAGCCCAGGCGCCTGGGGTCCGCAAATGGGCGCTGCGGCGGCAGAACGAGCCTCTGGAGGTTCGGCTGCAGAGGCTGGAACGGGAACGCACGGCCAAGAAGAGCCGGAGGGACAACGAGACCCCTGAAGAACGGGAAGTGAGGCGCATGCGGGACCGGGAAGCCAAGCGCCTGCAGCGCCTGCAGGAAACTGACGAGCAGCGGGCACGCCGCCTGCAGCGGGACCGAGAGGCCATGAGGCTTAAACGCGCCAACGAGACTCCGGAGAAGCGGCAGGCCCGGCTTATCCGGGAGCGCGAAGCCAAGCGGCTAAAGCGGCGGCTGGAAAAAATGGACATGATGTTGCGAGCTCAGTTTGGTCAGGACCCCTCTGCCGTGGCCGCCTTGGCAGCTGAAATGAGCTTCTTTCAGCTGCCGGTGGGCAGCGTGGAGCTGGAGAGTCAGCTTCTGGGCAAGGTGGCCTTCGAGGAGCAGAACAGCAGCTCCCTCCACTGA
- the ZNF821 gene encoding zinc finger protein 821 isoform X3, translating into MVKVKKELENAEQSVGGNEVIGEHEVTEHLNSDPMLGLCQCPLCQLDCGSREQLIAHVYQHTAAVVSAKSYVCPVCGRALSSPGSLGRHLLIHSEDQRSNCAVCGARFTSHATFNSEKLPEVLNMESVPPNHSEGPSSAEGKDIAFSPPVYPAGILLVCNNCAAYRKLLEAQAPGVRKWALRRQNEPLEVRLQRLERERTAKKSRRDNETPEEREVRRMRDREAKRLQRLQETDEQRARRLQRDREAMRLKRANETPEKRQARLIREREAKRLKRRLEKMDMMLRAQFGQDPSAVAALAAEMSFFQLPVGSVELESQLLGKVAFEEQNSSSLH; encoded by the exons ATGGTGAAAGTGAAAAAGGAGTTAGAGAACGCAGAGCAGAGTGTTGGAGGGAATGAGGTGATAGGGGAGCATGAG GTCACggaacatttgaattcagatcccatGCTTGGTCTTTGTCAGTGTCCCCTTTGTCAGTTGGACTGTGGTAGCCGAGAACAACTCATTGCTCATGTCTACCAG CACACCGCAGCAGTGGTGAGTGCCAAGAGTTACGTGTGCCCGGTGTGTGGCCGAGCCCTCAGCTCCCCAGGATCGCTGGGCCGCCATCTCCTCATCCACTCTGAGGACCAGCGGTCTAACTGTGCAGTGTGTGGAGCTCGTTTCACCAGCCACGCCACCTTCAACAG tgaAAAGCTTCCAGAAGTGCTGAATATGGAGTCTGTACCCCCCAACCACAGCGAAGGCCCCTCCAGTGCAGAGGGGAAGGACATTGCTTTCAGTCCCCCCGTGTACCCTGCTGGCATCCTGCTGGTGTGCAACAACTGTGCGGCCTACCGCAAGCTGCTAGAAGCCCAGGCGCCTGGGGTCCGCAAATGGGCGCTGCGGCGGCAGAACGAGCCTCTGGAGGTTCGGCTGCAGAGGCTGGAACGGGAACGCACGGCCAAGAAGAGCCGGAGGGACAACGAGACCCCTGAAGAACGGGAAGTGAGGCGCATGCGGGACCGGGAAGCCAAGCGCCTGCAGCGCCTGCAGGAAACTGACGAGCAGCGGGCACGCCGCCTGCAGCGGGACCGAGAGGCCATGAGGCTTAAACGCGCCAACGAGACTCCGGAGAAGCGGCAGGCCCGGCTTATCCGGGAGCGCGAAGCCAAGCGGCTAAAGCGGCGGCTGGAAAAAATGGACATGATGTTGCGAGCTCAGTTTGGTCAGGACCCCTCTGCCGTGGCCGCCTTGGCAGCTGAAATGAGCTTCTTTCAGCTGCCGGTGGGCAGCGTGGAGCTGGAGAGTCAGCTTCTGGGCAAGGTGGCCTTCGAGGAGCAGAACAGCAGCTCCCTCCACTGA